The sequence CCCTGATGAAAAAATACATACTAAAACGGGATTTAGGTCAAAGTCTCCCTGGTAGTAGAGGCTAGTGGAGTATATGCATCTAAAGCTGTCCGAATAAGAAGAAGAAAATATAAATAACAGGATGTTATAGTGATCTGGTTAACTTAATATGCTTGATATGGGCAAAAAATAGGGACTAGAGAAAACAAGTAAAGCTTAACTGTTCATTCAGccctcttggggcttctgtcttgaGTCTGAATATCCAGCGTGTCTCCTTCTGTCTGAGAGTGCGATCCCAGTCCCCTCCTCTTTCTGGTGGTTTTACCAGGTCTATGCCGACAAAGGAGAGCCCATGTAGGCTGCCTCCATGTTGGTCATGTATATGTCTTGAGAGGGGTTTGTCCCTATTGTGCCTAATGTCACCCAAATGTTCCCCAACACGGCGTCGGAATTCCCTAAATGTTTTTCCCACGTACTGTTTGCCACATCCACATGTGGCTAGATAAATAACCCCAAGGGATTTGCAgtttatatagtgtctgataGTATATGTGGCCCCTGTGGTAGAACTGTTAAAGgttttttcttcttcttattCGGACAGCTTttggcctcttccacactagcgttgcgtttcacgtcagggtgcaatgcgtgaaaaactgacgtttttggctgcgtttttgttccatttttccttggagtagcgttgttgcgtttttcacgcgcgtgttgttagcgttttttgcgttttcggcgcatttttcacgcgcgattcaatgggagactcgagcatttttcaaagggaccatggtttgggattaaaatgtgttatttaattgaaaaataatgtcttctgataatttgcaaacatctgcgatctattcttcactgttccgcgcgtatattatctcccgacaagttagcagatgtgaagaacagtgaagaatagaataaaaacagtgaacacagtgaacacagtgaacacaggatcatttaagagaaaaacacagtgcagaacacagtgcagaatagattacagatgttcggcacatctgcttacttgttgggagatacgcgcggaacggcgcgaacaaaatagcatgtgaagaacaatatatatgtgtgtgaagaacacattgcagatgtttaaatacatctgcaatgtgttcttcacacatatatattgcgaCAGATTATGCGCACGGCGGGTGTCCGGGCTGCGGGCGACCAGGCGCGGGCATGGCATCCCTGTGCTGATATACGCATGCGCACGCCCAGCCCCGCCATCGGTCTGTTTcgtcaaaaaactttttttttttttttttgacggaCCGATCATGTGACGGGCGGGGcgtcggggggggcgtggctatatagtacagggcgcGCTATTTAACCTGTGCAGTAGAAACCCACACACAGACCCACTGGTCCTGCAAGGCTGTGCACGGGGACGCTGTAACtgggcccccacagcccccacctgACCACCAGTCCGTACCAACAATTTAGACTAAGGTAAGAACACAATTTTTTTGGGCGCCCACCGTTGAAACTTTAGCCCTTATTAGATTTTCAGGATTGACCATTAGTATACTCCTTCCCTCCTTTATAATAGGGACGGATTACCCCTGTGTTTCCCTTACCCACAGTAAAGGTAGGACTTTTCAAGCTTTTCTCTGTTAAACGCACCACCCACTTGTTGCTTTGACTGAAACAATGTTGTATGGTTATATTTATTAGGGACACCTTTTGGCGCACCGCaattttcccctgatgagccctggAAGGGTGAAACAGGTCCTGTCGGGATTCGGTCGCTCTGATCCCTACGTTGTGTATTGAATTTCCATAGGACTATATACTGTCCATAACTGTATACCAGACTCTTTTCAATCTTTTTACGGGAACCACTCCGGTGGTATAGGCTTGTTTAATAGGGCCATCCAGCCAGGGACAGGTTCCTGTCGGGGTTGTGGCCAAATAGGACCACGACTCCGAGGTTAGGTTCTCAGGGTATCAGAGAAGCTGGACTCAGGGTGTACCAGGGAGAGTGACATTGTCATCTTGACCCCATTCTTGACATCCGTAAGTCCCATCTTACCCTGTTTATACTCACCTATCCTCTTCACACCTTTTAAGAcacgttgggggtcatttactaagggcccgattcgcgttttcccgacgtgttacccgaatatttccgatttgcgccgattgtacctgaattgccccgggtttttggcgcacgcgatcggaatttggcgcatcggcgccggtatgcacgcgacggaaatcggggggcgtggccgaacgaaaacccgacgtattcggaaaaaccgccgcatttaaaaaaaaatttgtgtcgcgaaaatttcactcaccttcatcttggataggccggtgtatttcgaggcattccagcggacttcagcgcagcagcgccacctggtggacgtcagaggaactgctttgatgaatcccggccggacccgaatccagtgcagaaaacgcgccgctggatcgcgaacggaccgggtaagtaaatgtgccccgttgtgtctACTTTTCGGACGAGCACTCCGACGCTCAAGGAAGTTGGATAGTGTACATTGATGACTTATGCTGCTGAGCACTCAAGGTGAGCCTGgtgtctaatatatatatatatttttttttcatgtgaaacCTTATCCATTTAGGCCACCCAGCTCACGTCCTGCATTTGTCTATTCTTTTctagatggggttcatgcactAAGGATTCTACATAGCAGCAGCTAATTTGTAACACttaatgtttatatattttatgagacttctcagtaaaagttaagttttaaaaagatcacttctttgtatgtatttttctgccttaAGAATATAAGTGATCACGGGTCATTAACCGTTGTTGACCACGTTCTTTGGATTATTCTTTTTGTACTTAATGTTGTCATTCAATAATGTTCCACTATTGTACCTGAAATGTGATTGAAgaaggagatcacctgaccagggattaactaaacccttagtcaggggaggagttagcgctctttaggcccagctctcaccacatgaggagctctcTTAGGATTCAGCTTCTGACAGAGAAGCACCAGCTCAGAGCCCTTgttacaggcctcctaggcctcggCATATCAACTACACACTGAGTGACAGAGATAGCGTGTGCCTCACACATCAAGTGAGCTCACATAGAacaaccaggacaaagctgcagcttccagcattggacacagctacattccAAGCGTTTTGTAAGTTGCATCACTAAGAATATGGTCAAGATTGTGGTTCCATCCACAAAAATGTCTCTTTGGACGTTCACATAACTGTCTATATGTATTCTTTGTGGACAGATTCTTAATTGGAATAGCATATACCATAAGAACATAATATGTAACGTGTAATATGAGAATAATTATTTCCCGAGACAGTCACCTGCTGGTATCATGGAGTATTGCAGCCTTTGTGCATCAACTGCTGACACCTGCAGGCAGTAAGGGATATACACATCCAGCTTTACAGCACCCATGACTTGGTTCCCGTGAGTATTTCCTATTATGGGTCCTTCTTCATGTCTTCTCTTTCCAGAATTtacaggagtaaaaaaaaaagttgttcctTCATATCTTCATGTCTACCAACCACAGCCTGTCTTTACCATTCAGCAACATCATGACACCCACTAATGCAATATCAAGTTCGTTGTGGTACAAAGTTTTGCAAGctcaaagccataaaaaacaataaaagtccATCTTCTTTAGAGTCTATGGATTTGTATATCAGCACATAAAAAATCTCTCATTTCAATCATTGTTGTTCTAATGCAACTGTGTAAACATAAGACGTGCTGCCGTATTCTGTTTAGGAGGAAGAGGCTTTCTCCTTATCTCTCTTCCTTTGGCATTGTGTAACACATGCCTAACTGCTCCATTACAGCAAACTGCTAAAACTTCTGCTTTCATAGAGAGGTGGTTACACTTTCTGATGATCAATGAATCAAGAGCATTTGATTAGCAGCAGGGTGACTACATACATtcaaaggggggaatttattaagatctATTAAGATACGTCAGATATTGATTAAAATTTCTAGCAGGTTGGGCCTGCACGGCTTGCCCAGTGCCCTGTACCGCCATGCCCACTTTTCAAAGAAGTGTCAGGAAGGTGGTAAGAGGGGATAAGGTCATAATTGTGTGGccatacaaggcatgaaaaatagCCCCCTAATTTCTATGGCATAGTTAAGATTATAATTAATTTTTCACTCGCTGTTTCTGCAAAgttgtccaaaaaaattacacattggggctcatttactaagggtccgttggacgcattttcgtagggtttcccgatgatttcagttttgcactgaattgccccaggatcggatcggatcggattttggcatatcggcgccggcttgcacacaacagaaatgggggggaggggggggggggtgtttgggtgggccgcaagacacgcacttacaagcaccgggaagaagcaggtgaactccggcggacctcggcacagaagcgacggatgcaggaactcgggcgcactagCTTAGTGAATCTcgtcagacccgaatcctcagcgGACAACGCACCGGGGGATAGCGACATTGTATCATGTTGGGTGTTACTATATATCAAATAAACCAATCTACGAGATTTGTACTCTAATTTAGTATTTTGAtgttaacatttttaaattttattaacattttggTTTTAAAAGTTTTATAATCGCATGACAGGAGAAGGAGATTCGTCTAACCAGCTATtaatcataaatctcagtgcatagAGCGAACGTAGGGGAGTCATGATACTTAACCCACCAGACATTAATGAAATGTGTAATGAAAATGATGTCAAAATGGCCTTATCTCAACTGTAACTACCAATGCTATAACTATACCACTGTGAGTATCTGGCCTTACAGTGTTGATGTATGTCATAATATAAGATTACATTCTTCATTTTTTATTGAGTCATACAGTATTGAGAATTCTCATTTATTATTTTGCGGTGTACATAGTTCAAACTGTGTAAAAAGGAAGCAACCACCCAGATGTAGTTGTATATATCCACAGTGGCAATAAGGGTCCATTCAGATCGCCGGATGCTTGCCCAAACAAGATCCAAGGTGATCACAGGGCTgggaggaggagatgggaggggttaGCGCTCTTGACCCCTCCTCCTTCCATAGGTAGACGAGCAGCCGCACCGTCACCCGGAGCCATAGAAGTCCAGATCACGGCCTCCATAACGGCCATTTGAATGAGTCCTAAagccatatacatcatatattaaATAAAGCACCGCCTCCTGTGGCTGTAAACATGAATATATTGCTCTGTAAACAGGAGGCAAAGCTAAAGCCATCACAAGTATAAAAGGATATGACCCCTAGGACAACACACAGGCAGCACCGAGtgtatacacatatctatatatacaatAGGACATGTGCGGCTCTTCATCTTCCTCCTCCATTGATGTATATTGTAGCAGTGGAATTATGTATGAGGGTAGGAACTGGAATAGAAGACAGGAGACAAATATTAACCTTCCGTATCTGAACCCGTCCGGTCATTACaaatgtcacctatttatctGACTTCATTAAGCTATTATATAAGTGCGTGCTCTACATCTAAAAATGATTATTATATGACTATTATTATGCATTGCGTAATAGCAGATTCATTCATATAAAGGTATAATTAGAACCTTGAATAGTAGGAGCAGCCCTGGAAATCATCTGGTATAGATGGGAAGTGTCTGAACTCCCCTACTGGTGATTCACGGTACTGTCATTTTGCTGTTGACTTTTTATAAAGACGACCTGTCACGTATCCTATCTATTCTACGAAAAAAACCTATATTTCCCATAAAATAACAATTCCTCTGCATTGCACAGTTTTCCATAAATTATGGCACCTCTGGATTAAGGTGTCTACAAGAGAAGACTAACTAACGAGGCAGTTGCATGGATACTTAGTCTATTTCCATTACTTGAGCTGAATACATTGGTGATGCAGGGATTCATCGGCTCCCCACTTCACCATGGAGCCTCTGCCGCTGCTGTGTACGGCGCGATGTGATGAAGTCATCACACCTGATGGCAATTTAGGCTTGTAAGGGGACATTATTAGCATAAGGGTTACGATGGGGGCATTATAGATGGggtgctacaggaaagggggcataaATCGGGTGGTGACAGAAAGGGGGGCATAAAAAAGAGGTGGACAGAGAAAAGGCAGCAATTTCAATGGAGGCCAAAAGAAAAAGGGGCATCACAAATTGGCGACTAAATGCACTAGGTTTAATAAGATGGGATTCATATAGTATGGGACCAGTTAGAAGAGTGTTATGCTCTGTGAGCACACTAGAGGGTGAATTTAGGGGTGAGGTAAGAGTGGGGCTCACAAACTGGAATTGTTTAGCACCGCCTCCCCTTCAACCAGTCTTGTGTGTGGGCAGTACCAAGTTTGGGAACCACTGATACAATCATTGGACTGAAGATGGTTGATCACCAGGGATTGATAAGGACAATGGGGAGGGGATATGGGCATTTATATTAGTTACTGTCACTCTGACGACAACTATAGTATAAGGCACataagtctatatcctgttcgtgatgccacttgcaacatcccgcacgggggcctagccttttcttggagtctggaggaagccgggcccagaataccagagtggctggcaatTGCAGCCTAAgcgtgctggtgtcatggtgcttggtatggggaccggagggctgacctacagcctggcaggtctccagaggGTGGTGTGTTCAAGAAATATAGAGGGAAAGGCTGATGAACTGGTTCTTCCTGGGgcagcccctgagtgtctgtagtatgagtccctagGTAATGGAtggttactttagtaagcagctcctagtgccgtttttaagggtgacaggtcctctttaaagggtctGAAATCCATTTTAAACCCAGGTCCCATAGATCATTTGTCCCACTTTGAAACTTCAAAATCTTTTAAAAGTTCTGCCATAATTGCATCTCTTACTGTTCACTGCCATGACACATCTGTTCCCACAGGAGGCGCAGCACTTGTATAAGGGTTGGCAATCGTGGTCAGATGTGCAGGACTTGCTCTCACTGGCAGGAGGACACTTGGCACTTGCAGGACATTCACCAACTTTttctataaataataaatgaaaataaaatcaaCCTATGggcaataaatacaataaaaacaataaaacagttATCATACATATACTGAATGCCGTTTTTAGATGAGGAGAGATGACAGCCATCTTCTTTTTGGCCAGGTTTATAGATGTATTTTTTATGTCTATACTGCCCCAGGGTTATCTTTGAGAAGTAATGCctccatcattgtgtgtattatccctgcactgtgacatcactgtgtgcgatatctctgtactatgacattactgtgtgtattatccctgtactatgacatcactgtgtgtattatccctgtacagtgacatcagtgtgtgtaatatccctgtactgtgacatcactgtgtattatccctgtactgtgacatcactgtgtgtattattcttgtactgtgacatcactgtgtgtattatccctgtactgtgacatcactgtgtgtattatccctgtactgtgacatcactgtgtgtattatccctgtactgtgacatcactgtgcgtattatccctgtactgtgacatcactatgtgtattattcctgtagtgtgacatcactgtgtgtattatccatgtactgtgacatcactttgtgtattattcctgtactgtgacatcactgtgtgtatttatccctgttctgtgacatcaatgtgtgtattatctctgtactgtgacatcactgtgtgtattatctctgttctgtgacatcactgtgtgtattatccctgtactgtgacatcccatcaactaaaatatttcctagtttatcattctcAGGCAGCtttgtcatggttattttatatacaaccccattaTGGTTCtatgatatacatccccccatgaattcattatatacagcctcctcacccggCACTGCCGAGCTTCTGGGGACTGAGATTTGGCCGTCTGGGCCCCCTGGcatctctgggccctggcacgtGCCTGAgtatgcctggtgctggtgccagccctTGGTGCTGTGTCTGGTAGATGGCTGATCAATGGGAATAGCATATGTCTGACACCCAGTGATAATACCTCATGTACCGAGCGCTGTCACCCTTCTATGTGGTTGGGTCTATATTTTGGATTTCTTTGTTCTGGTGGTGGTCTACGTTCTTCTAGTGATACTACTAGATCCATTAgatatttttctgtgtttttcttgTTTCCCCCACCATGTCCTTCATTATTTCTCACAGAAGTGTCTCCTAATGCTGACCTGGAATGGTTTTCTGACATTCCCATCTGCAGAGGACGGGGCAGCATTTGTAGCCGTCAGTGCAGGAAGCGTCATCACAAAATTTATCTTCCTTTATGAGACATGTAGCCGGCAGTTCTTGACGACAGAAGCCTTTATCTAGAAAAAACAAAATGGTATCACTTACTATGTCATATACCAAGCCATATATCACTTATTGCTTATTAGCCTGGCACTAGTGTAAGATCTATGAAACATACATAAACCTGTATCCCCATGTATTGGGTGGTTCTAACTGTGCATGTAATCAATACATGATAGATGTGTTCCATCCTCTTGTACCCGCGGACCCCCTACCTGCAGATGGGCCACATGCAGGACCACTCTGAAAATTTTTAAAAGCAACAAAACTAGCCAAACACTATCCACTTGCCATTTTTGAGTGCCCATAGACCTTAAAAGACATCTAgcatcagtttagtgatggtgGATGTgccctaataagaagttcctttGGAGCATCGTTCTCCGGGactttttattataactctataagcACTATTGCACAAATATAGAGTTATACAATTTATGCTAATTACCCTCATGGAgccttgtttttttaatataagaacaccccccccccttccccgttgtgCAAGCACAGCACATAGATAGGTGACGTTGTCCCCCACAGCACATAGATAGGTGAAGCGCATGACCATGCTAGTGCAAAAGGGGGGGTGCATAAATTAATATACGAGGATACGAGGAGGGTTAAtagcttttataactctatacttCCACAACCACGGGATATAGAGTTCTAATAAAATATCCTCaagaacttcttattaggacacatcagtTAGCTGATACCGGACGACCTGTAATGGAGAGTGGTAGCGCATGCGCAGCAAGAACTCCGTTCATCTTGAGCATGGGATGGGGAACCTGCATCTCTTATGTATTGATGATATAACCTGTAAATATCATAAATGCACAagatgggaaaaaccctttaaggctacattcacactactgtatggggccgatatacgtcccccatagacggcaattggcgcacggcaccctacaggagcggtacggtgcagcacacatgcggcaccgtaccactccgtaccccggaaaaagatagcacatgtcctatctttctccgtagtacggcaccgtgcgccataacttcctatggagaagggcgggggtcagctgcgctcacctcctcctcctctccccgtgcactgccgttgcccgctacggtacggtacggcgggcaacagcagtgtgaatgtagcctaagaccccAAAATTCAGGATTCTTCAGAAAATGTGATGACCTTTTATCCATTGAAAGAGGGAATTAAGTAATGTGTGCATACCTTTTGGGCGATGAAACAATTATAAAGTCAGCTCACCTAGAGATCATGGAAATACATGTGCATAAGGTCTGTGTGcaaggacttctccagcttccgaGTTCAATAAGAAACAATAGAAAGGCCCAGCTTAAAACACAATCCATCTTATGGGaggaaagtgcttctttctccacttaccttGGCTCTTCTTATCCTCCTTTCTTTCAACTCTAAAATTTCCTAAAGTAATGTGTGAAAAATTTGTTTGGGGAAGCCTGACAATATAGAGACAGTACAGGGGAATGCctgacagtatatagtatattagTATTTTGGGTCTCTATACTGTCAGGAATCCCCCTATACTGTCTCTTTACTGTCAGGCTTCCCCCTATACTGTATCTATACTGTCAGGCTTCCCCCTATACTGTCTCTATACTGTCAGGCTTCCCCATATCCTGTCTCTATGCTGTCAGGCTTCCCCCTTTACTGTCTCTATGCTGTCAGGCTTCCCCCTTTACTGTCTCTATACTGTCAGACATCCCCCTATACTGTCTCTATGCTGTCAGGCTTCCCCCTATCCTGTCTCTATACTGTCAGGCTTCCCCCTATACTGTCTCTATACTGTCAGGCTTCCCCCTATACTGTCTCTATGCTGTCAGGCTTCCCCCTTTACTGTCTCTATGCTGTCAGGCTTCCCCCTTTACTGTCTCTATACTGTCAGACATCCCCCTATACTGTCTCTATACTGTCAGGCTTCCCCCTATCCTGTCTCTATACTGTCAGGCTTCCCCCTATCCTGTCTCTATACTGTCAGGCTTCCCTCTTTACTGTCTCTATGCTGTCATGCATCCCTATACTGTCTCTATACTGTTAGGTTTCCCCCtatactgtctatatactgtCAGGCTTCCCCCTATAGTGTCTATAtaggtaagtggagaaagaaccTTTTTCTCCCATAAGatgtattacaaagtttcttgtagtcactTGTATTTGTAATTTTTGCTGTGTTTAAAAGTTAGTGTTCATTTATCATGTTACATCCTGCAATAAAGATGCACTTACTTGCTGTGGACACAGTATTTGGTTTACCAATATCGTTTAAAGTCGGCGTACACGTTTTCCCACACTTCTTGGTGCAGCACTTCAAGGTTCCCGGACATTCGGAATCAGATGAGCAGGAGTCAGTACATTTCTCAGTAGAAGACGAGGAGGCCTCAA comes from Engystomops pustulosus chromosome 6, aEngPut4.maternal, whole genome shotgun sequence and encodes:
- the LOC140064807 gene encoding uncharacterized protein, with protein sequence MAWHRCARSIATMMKMGHISALMFLLLPLCTLADTSVKNNYLSFYDKFTNSNLGVVTDGRCPPQRYFVKREFGNCLRLCSKEKPCDDNRICCADNCHTMCKPPAQVKQGKCPVFEASSSSTEKCTDSCSSDSECPGTLKCCTKKCGKTCTPTLNDIGKPNTVSTANKGFCRQELPATCLIKEDKFCDDASCTDGYKCCPVLCRWECQKTIPEKVGECPASAKCPPASESKSCTSDHDCQPLYKCCASCGNRCVMAVNIPTLIHNSTATIYINGGGR